In Aspergillus fumigatus Af293 chromosome 2, whole genome shotgun sequence, a genomic segment contains:
- the efg1 gene encoding Efg1 domain-containing protein: MPREFSREKRAHSDSTTTSKRKYHEGSEDSQPAKKKKVHPPKHEHNYPSVNELKKRIRDVKRLLNRVDLPADARIVQERALAGYEKDLEDELARRHRSQMIKKYHFVRFLDRKAASKDLKRLLRREQEISNSDLDPAAKKEKLAALAGKIHAAQVNHNYTIYYPLTQKYVALYAEQKKKKKESSAQSEKPSEPEAEVASKLIYDTTGERPPMWRVVEKCMEDGTLDLLREGKLDGSEKGEKSSQAPEQKKSKKSTDDDQYARNKSSTEKVSDKPSGKSRKSGGKQDRKPKRSAAMEGAYWSANEHDDDDIESDGGFFEA, translated from the exons ATGCCTAGAGAATTCTCGAGGGAGAAGCGCGCCCATTCTGATTCCACGACGACCAGTAAACGAAAATACCACGAAGGCTCGGAAGACTCTCAAccagcaaagaagaagaaggtccaTCCTCCTAAACACGAACACAATTATCCCTCCGTCAACGAGTTGAAGAAGCGTATCCGGGATGTCAAGCGCCTGCTCAACCGGGTCGATCTGCCAGCCGATGCACGCATTGTCCAGGAGCGTGCGCTTGCGGGATACGAGAAGGATCTCGAGGACGAGTTGGCGAGACGCCATCGGTCACAGATGATCAAGAAGTATCATTTTGTTCGATTCCTTG ACCGGAAAGCCGCCTCAAAGGACCTCAAGCGTCTGCTCCGCCGCGAACAGGAAATCTCCAATTCTGACCTCGATCCAGCAGCCAAGAAAGAGAAACTAGCTGCTCTCGCAGGAAAGATCCACGCTGCACAGGTGAATCACAACTACACCATCTATTACCCACTTACGCAGAAATACGTCGCGCTCTAcgcagagcagaagaagaaaaagaaggagtCTAGTGCACAATCGGAAAAACCGAGCGAGCCCGAAGCGGAAGTTGCCAGCAAACTCATATATGACACTACGGGTGAGAGACCGCCCATGTGGCGTGTAGTTGAGAAGTGCATGGAAGACGGCACGCTGGATCTTCTCCGTGAAGGGAAATTGGACGGTAGTGAAAAAGGCGAGAAGAGCTCACAAGCGCCCGAGCaaaagaagtcgaagaaaaGTACGGATGACGATCAGTATGCGCGCAACAAATCCAGTACGGAGAAGGTCTCCGACAAGCCTAGCGGAAAGTCGAGAAAATCAGGGGGGAAGCAAGACAGGAAACCAAAACGGTCCGCGGCAATGGAGGGCGCATACTGGAGTGCTAATGAgcacgatgacgatgatatTGAGAGTGACGGTGGTTTCTTCGAGGCGTGA
- a CDS encoding F-box domain protein, giving the protein MAAAFPDEIEPSPGAVSPASPTSSTGQIPIEQPQKLKGRHKLLQSLQRMSSSPSLTRRGRSHSTGYRRDGKASLSCVSLGQSAYNPCLGNGSSSQLYGGLNVRPVTPGSQGEHTDGNARIRLVGTDPPNGSNAKTIPLPTELRPASRGSPLEFAPVEETVVTEQPASEPKVVFDFWGRMPDEIKMNILRYLTPKEIVRCSAVSRAWHKMCFDGQLWTCVDAADYYREIPSDSLVKLMTSGGPFVRDLNLRGCIQLREKWATEGERITDLCRNIVNFSLEGCRIDKTSIHCFLLRNPRLQYINVSGLSTVTNSAMKIIAQKCPHLEILNISWCTGVNTTGLRKVIQACPRLKDLRASEISGFHDEEFTLELFRRNTLERLIISRTDLTDDSLKVLMHGIDPEIDVLTDRPIVPPRRLKHLDVHQCPELTDVGVKSLAHNVPELEGLQLSQCPQLSDDSVIDVIRTTPLLTHLELEDLEQLTNNTLVELAKCPCAERLEHLNISYCESIGDVGMLQVMKSCPNIRFVEMDNTRISDLTLMEASFRVRKRGYSENLPKVGLRLVVFDCANVTWAGVKEVLSSNAYIPRSRKPSSAVTAVTRELEEDNSPTTAMMSTSSITPPPPPPVFPNEIIQLKCFYGWQMTVDEHNKRVLRGDLAAASRLDRKWADYMMATEEAGAGGAGARRRRRRAREAERLYNADDDEDAYGIGGISALGGRRRRAQSGGCTVM; this is encoded by the coding sequence ATGGCCGCCGCATTTCCCGACGAGATTGAGCCCTCACCTGGGGCGGTCTCTCCGGCAAGTCCGACTTCATCGACGGGCCAAATACCCATAGAACAACCCCAGAAGCTCAAAGGGAGGCACAAGCTGTTGCAAAGTCTCCAGCGGATGTCGTCCAGCCCGAGTCTCACCAGACGCGGCAGATCTCATTCGACCGGTTACCGTCGGGATGGGAAAGCTTCTTTATCCTGCGTCTCGCTCGGCCAGTCTGCATATAATCCGTGCCTCGGAAATGGAAGCTCGTCACAATTATATGGGGGTTTGAATGTCCGTCCTGTAACCCCGGGCTCGCAGGGTGAGCACACTGATGGGAATGCCCGCATCCGCTTAGTTGGGACCGATCCGCCGAATGGCTCCAATGCGAAGACCATTCCCTTGCCAACCGAGTTGAGACCGGCATCCCGTGGGTCGCCATTGGAATTTGCACCAGTAGAAGAGACTGTGGTTACGGAGCAGCCCGCGTCTGAGCCGAAGGTCGTTTTCGACTTTTGGGGCCGCATGCCCGACGAAATCAAAATGAACATCCTCCGCTATTTGACCCCAAAGGAAATCGTACGTTGTTCTGCTGTTTCGCGAGCCTGGCACAAGATGTGTTTTGATGGCCAGCTGTGGACCTGTGTCGATGCCGCAGACTACTACCGGGAGATTCCCAGCGACAGCCTCGTGAAACTTATGACCTCTGGTGGTCCTTTCGTTCGAGACCTCAACCTACGAGGCTGCATTCAACTTCGAGAAAAGTGGGCTACTGAGGGCGAGCGTATCACGGACCTTTGTCGCAACATTGTCAACTTTTCTCTTGAAGGGTGCCGCATTGACAAAACTTCCATTCACTGTTTCCTGTTACGAAATCCTCGTCTTCAATACATCAATGTCTCTGGATTATCGACTGTGACCAACTCCGCCATGAAGATTATCGCCCAGAAATGCCCGCATTTAGAGATTCTTAATATCTCGTGGTGCACTGGAGTCAACACGACCGGCTTGAGGAAAGTTATCCAGGCCTGCCCGAGATTGAAAGATTTGCGGGCTAGTGAAATCAGTGGTTTTCACGATGAAGAATTTACCCTTGAGTTATTCAGGAGGAACACCTTGGAAAGGTTAATCATCAGCCGTACCGATCTGACGGACGACAGCCTCAAGGTTCTCATGCATGGTATTGACCCGGAAATTGATGTGCTTACGGACCGGCCAATCGTCCCACCCCGGCGTCTCAAACATCTGGACGTGCACCAGTGCCCAGAATTGACGGATGTTGGAGTAAAGAGTCTGGCCCACAACGTTCCTGAGCTCGAAGGCCTTCAGCTTTCTCAATGCCCGCAGTTGAGCGACGATTCAGTCATCGATGTCATCCGCACGACTCCTTTGTTAACTCATCTTGAACTTGAAGACTTGGAACAGCTCACCAACAACACTCTAGTTGAACTTGCCAAGTGTCCGTGTGCCGAACGTCTTGAACACCTCAATATCAGCTATTGCGAGAGCATAGGTGACGTTGGAATGCTTCAGGTGATGAAGAGCTGCCCCAACATTCGGTTCGTGGAGATGGATAATACTCGGATCTCTGATCTCACTTTGATGGAGGCCAGTTTCCGCGTCCGTAAGCGCGGCTACTCTGAAAATCTTCCCAAGGTTGGCTTGCGCCTGGTAGTTTTTGATTGTGCCAATGTCACTTGGGCAGGGGTGAAGGAGGTACTTTCGAGCAACGCATACATACCACGCTCTCGCAAACCTAGTTCGGCGGTCACAGCGGTGACACGCGAGCTTGAGGAAGACAATtcaccaacaacagcaatgATGAGTACTTCCTCGATTACTCCGCCACCGCCACCGCCGGTGTTTCCCAACGAGATCATCCAACTCAAATGCTTCTATGGATGGCAAATGACCGTTGATGAGCATAACAAGCGAGTCTTGCGCGGGGACCTGGCTGCTGCAAGTAGGCTAGACCGCAAATGGGCCGATTATATGATGGcgacagaagaagctggtgctggtggagCCGGTGCGCGACGCAGACGGCGCCGAGCTCGTGAGGCCGAGCGACTCTACaatgccgacgatgatgaagatgcgtATGGCATTGGCGGTATTTCCGCTCTTGGAGGAAGGCGCAGAAGGGCGCAGAGTGGAGGTTGCACTGTCATGTAA